The nucleotide window GTACCGGCGGATGGGACCGAGACGCCGGGCGTTGATCTCGGTGAAGGAGACGGCGGCCGTTCGTTCCGCAGTCTCCTTCACCAAGGATTTTTCACTCATGGAGTGAGCTTATTGGGTGCGTTGCAGCAGCCGGCTAGACGTCGCGCTTCTTGGTGACGATGAGCGAGATCACCAGGAGGACCAATGCCCAGGCGCCGAGTACCAGCGCGCCCTGCCACTGGTTCAGGGCGTCTTCTGCGATGGTGATGGCCACCATCTGCTCGCCTGCGCTGCTCGGCAGGAACCGCGCGGCGTCAGGGATCCAGTCAGCGATACCTGCCAGCAAGGTGGCCACGAGGATCGGAAGGACAAACAGGAGACCGATGGTGGTTACAACTCCGCCGGCGGTGTTGCGCAGAAGGGTTCCGATAGACATGGCGATGATGGCGACCAGGGCCAGAACCGAACCCGTGTTGATGATGTGCAGCAGCACGCCGTCGGTATCCAGGCCGAACGCCAGGTCAGAGGGAGCGAGAATCGGCTGTGCGACTAGGTAACCGACGAAGGCCGATCCTGCACCGATGATGAAGGCGATGGCAGCGATAACGAGCTGTTTGGCCAGCAGCGCCGGGATTCGTTTGGGAACGGCAACCATGGTGGACCGGATCATCCCGGTGCCCCACTCGGAAGCAATCAGGACCACTGCCAAAGAGCCGATGAGAAGTTGGCCGAAGATCAGCCCGGACCCCGGGATGGTGGAAACGATCGAGGTTGCATCCGGTGCTCCCTGCACCTGGGCAGCCACCTCAGGATCAGACTGAAGATCGAGCAGAACGGTGGTCTGCCAAGCGAACAGCGCCGCAAGACCAACCATGACCACCACGGTGATGCTCAGCATGATCACCGTCGACGGGACAGTTGTTACCTTGATCCACTCGGATTTGAGTACCCGCGCGAAGTTCACGCCGGATCCCCCGGAGGGGCCGCGGCGGGCACCCACTGTTTCTGGTGCAGGTGCAGTGGCTGTATGTGACATGGCTACTTGCCTTCCTCGGAGCCGGCCCCGGCAGGAGCCTGCGTAAGAGCATGTGAGTGGTACTCGACCTCGTCGGAGGTGAGCTGCATGTATGCGTCCTCCAGCGAGGCCTGCAGCGGTGTCAGTTCGTAGAGAAGGATTTGGCGCTGAAGGGCGACCTCCGCGATCCGACGCGAGTCCGCACCGGTGATTTCGAGGAGCTCCGGTTCGAGCTGCTGGCTGGAGACGCCGTCCGCGGCCAGTGCCCGCACCAGGTCGGTGGGACGGTCAGTGCGGACCCGGGCGCGGGTCTGGCCCTGTCCGTCAAGGATTTCGCTGATCGGGGCGTCGGCGATGATACGGCCGCGCCCGATGACGATGAGATGGTCTGCCGTGAGTGCCATCTCCGACATCAGGTGGGAAGAAAGGAAGACGGTGCGGCCTTCGGAAGCAAGCCCCTTGGCGAGGTGCCGCACCCACTGCACGCCCTCGGGGTCGAGGCCGTTGACCGGCTCGTCGAGGATGACGGTGTGCGGATCGCCAAGCAGTGCACACGCAATGCCGAGTCGCTGACCCATTCCTAGCGAGAATCCGCCGACGCGCTTCTTGGCGACGGGTCCAAGGCCGGTCATCTCAATGACTTCCTTGACGCGGCTGTTGGGAATGCCGTGGGTGGCAGCCATCGCGCGGAGGTGGTTGTAAGCCGAGCGCTTGGTATGGACTGCTTTCGCATCGAGCAAGGCGCCTACCTCGCGCAGGGGTGCGGAGTGCTGTGCGTAGTGTTTGCCGTTGACGCGGACGTCGCCGCCGGAGGGGTTGTCGAGTCCGACGATCATCCGCATTGTGGTGGACTTGCCGGCGCCGTTGGGACCGAGAAAACCGGTGACACGGCCGGGTTTGACGCTGAATGAGATACCGTCTACGGCAGTCTTTGCGCCATAGCGCTTGGACAGTTCTGCTGCCTCAATCATGGTGGGCATCCTTGGGGAAGGGAAAGTTTTGGAATACACCCAACCCTACGGAGCTTCAGCCCGAACGGCACCGCCCAACGGGATGATCTTGCACCCGGCGTTGGTACGTCGAAAGGATGACGCTTCTAGGGCATTACGGCCAGTGACTGCGGCCTCCCGGGCACCGCCAGCTCCCGCTGCTCGAACGTTTCAAGATCGACGACGGTGATGCCGGGCCAGGAACCATCCCGCGTGTAGCCGCCGGAGAGCAGCGCATAAGCCTTCCCTGTACCAGGATCAACCCAGGGCACCACCGTTTCATGCAGCCGGTCCAGCGGCAGGATCCGTTCGTCACCGCTCGCCGTGTCCCGGACCGTGAGGTTCGGGGATCCGGTGGCATTGCCGAATGCCCCCGTCCCGACCACAAGGAGGGTGTCGTCAACAAGCGCAGTTCCGTGCTGATGCGAGTTGGCGGTCATCTCCTCCACGGAGACAGCGCCCGAGGCCGGGTCGACGACGGCGAGCGCCAGGCCCTGATAGGGCAGAAGGAGGTTCCCGGCGTCGTCAATCGCGCCATAGTGCGGCTTCTCCCAGGAGGCCAGGCCGCCCTGCGTGCCGAACGGGGCTACCTCGATCCGGCGCGCGGCAAGCGTTTCGGTGTTGATGACGTGGATCGAGAAGGAATCGTGGTCGATCGTGTAGATCTCCGAACCGTCGGCGGAAAGCAGGATGTCGAACGGCCGCAGTCCCACCTCAACGGTACCGACGGTCCGCCCGTCCTGAACGTCCATCTTCTCCAGCACCGAGGTGCCGTCCGCCCGGAGTACCGCCACGAAGACGGTGCTTCCGTCAGCGCTGACCGCGATACCCGTGCCGCCGGGCCGATACTCCCCATGCGAGATGGAGCCAGCCGGATTCGCGTATGGGATCAGTGAAGTACGACGCCGTTCCTCCAGGTCGACCACCGCCATTCCTTCGGCTGTGGAGACGAAGGCCCGGGTGCCGCTGACCGCGACATCCCAGGGTGCCTGCCCGACGGGAATCCGCTGCTCGAGAGGGCTGCCCGGATCTGCGGGATTGATGACCAGAAGGTCCGCTCCTGCCGCGTCGGTAGCGAGGACCAGGGATTCCCGTGGTGATGGTGGCGTGGTCGGCTTCGCTGAGAGAGCTTTACCAGGGGTGGGCACAGCCACGCCGGAAGCGGTGGCCGCCGGTTGAGGTGCCGAACTCGTGGCACCCGGGATAGGCGCCGCCGTGCAGGCTGTCAGAAACAGCAGGCAGAGAACGACGACGGCGCTACGAAGCATGCACCCATTGTCCCGCGAAAGTCGCAACGGCGGCAGCACGGGGGGTGCCGCCGTCGTCGGCCTCCTGTTACCGGGAACTGATGGACTTGAACTTCTTCACCGAAAGCGGCACGAAGATGGCAAGCATCACGATGACTCCGAAAATCACGGTGATGATCGGGTTCTGCAGGGTCCACGCGGTGGGCTCCGGGAATTCCGGATTGGTGTTCCCGAACAGTATCCGTGCGGACTCCACGAGGGCCGATACCGGGTTCCACTCCGCAATGTTCTTCAGTACCTCCGGCATGGTGTGGATGGGAACGAAGGCGTTCGAGATGAACGTCAGCGGGAACAGGATCATGAAGGATGCGTTGTTAATGACCTCCGGGCTGCGAACGCTCATACCGAGAAGAGCCATGACCCAGCTGAAGGCGTAGGAGAACAACAGCAGGACCGCCACACCGCCCAGGAAACCCCACACCGACGTGGTGACCCGCCAACCGACCAACCAGCCGGTTCCCATCATGATCATCATGGAAATGCTGTTGATCACTAGGTCGCCGTTGGTACGGCCGATGAGCACTGCTGCCGGGCTCATGGGCAAGGTACGGAAGCGGTCGATGATGCCGTCCTTCAGGTCCTGCGCCATCGCGGCACCTGAGAAGGTGGAGCCGAAGATGACCGTCTGCGCGAAGATCCCGGCCATGAGGAAGTTCGTGTAGTCGGGCACGTTCATGGCGCCGGCGTAGACCTGGCTGAACAGGAGCACAAACATGATGGGCTGGAGGATGGTGAAGACGAGGATCTCCGGCACGCGCTTGATCTTGATCAGATTGCGGCGTGTGGCGATCCAGCCGTCGGAGAACAGTTGGGCGAGAGGCGACCCTACGCTGTCGTAGGTGGGCTGGCTGAGCGCGGTCACTGGGCTTTCTCCATCTCAGCGTCATTCTTGCTGGTCTCGTCTTCGGCCCGGTGGCCGGTGAGCTTGAGGAAGACGTCATCGAGCGTGGGCCGGCGCATACCGGCGTCGTGCAGCTGGATGTTCGCCTTGCCCAAATCGGAGAGCACATACTGCAGGGCGCGTGGTCCGTCGACGACGGACACCTCCACGGTGCGATCGCTGACGGCGGGGGTGCCGTCACCGTGACGCGCGAGGATTTCGCGGGCCGCGCCGGCGTCTGCCTCGTCCACCAGAGTCACGACCACCCGGTGGCCGCCGATCTGCGCCTTCAGTTCATCCGAAGTGCCCTCGGCGATGACCTTACCGCCGTCGATCACGGCGATGTCATCCGAAAGGTGGTCCGCCTCCTCAAGGTACTGGGTGGTCAGGAGCAGCGTGGTCCCGTCATTCACCAGTTGGGAGATGATCTCCCACAGCGCGAGCCTGCTCCGTGGATCCAGCCCGGTAGTCGGCTCGTCGAGGAACAGGATTTTCGGGTTGATGACCAGCGCTCCGGCGAGGTCAATACGACGACGCATGCCACCGGAGAATCCCTTCACCGGCCGGTTCCCGGCTTCCGTGAGCTCGAACTGGTCGATCAGCTCCTGTGCCCGCTTGCGTGCGGTCTTCGCACCCAGGTGGTAGAGCCTGCCCACCATCTCCAGGTTTTCGAACCCGGTGAGGTTCTCGTCGACCGCCGCATACTGGCCGGACGCTCCGATGATCCGCCGGGCAGCTTTCGGATTGTTCACGACGTCAATGCCGTCGATATGTGCCGTGCCTTGGTCAGGCTTGATCAGGGTGGTGAGTACCTTGACCGCCGTTGTCTTGCCCGCTCCGTTGGGACCGAGCAGAGCCTTCACGGTCCCCTGCGGGACCGAAAGGTTGAGGCCCGCGAGTGCATGCACCGGGCCGCTCTTCGATTTGTAGGTTTTTGTCAGGCCTTCAGCCTGGATGATCGTCATGGGTCAACCCTAGGTTTTCGGAATTACGGGAAGAAGAGGACTGCGGACAGTTTCGGTCCGCAACCCGGTGGCGCCTAACGGGACGCAGCGTGCCCAGTGCAACCGTCGTCGCTGTAGCCACCGCTCGGCGGGCACCGATACTGAGCGTAGCCACCTGAGGCGACTGACGACGTCGTCCTGAGGGAGTATCTCTCACTGACGAGTAACCCGCGTGAAGGATCCCGGGCCTTGACGACCTTCATCCGCAGGTCGAGAGTTACTACATGACGTCCCTCTTGGGCGCCGCTCAAATTGGCTCGACCCCTCGCGGCGGCCATTCATAAGGAAGGCGAAGGCAATGGACGCAATGATGTGGGTCTGGATCATCATCGGGATCCTCGTAGTGCTGCTCATCATCGGATTGATCGTATTCCTTGGACGGAAGCGCAAGCACGCACACGATCAGGAGAAGCGCCGGGAGGATCACGATCGCGCAGACCGGATTCGGGAAGAGGCGCACGCCAAGGACCTGGAAGCACGTGAGCGGGAGGCCCGCGCCGCCCGCGCTGACGCTGATGCCCAGCAAGCCGAGGTGGATGCCGAACGGCTGCGCAAGGAAGCGGAACAGCGGCAAAACGATGCCCAGGGACTGCGCCGGGAAACAGAGGAACACACCCGGCATGCGGATGAGATCGACCCTGACGTACGCAATGATCAGGGAAAGGGCAGCGACCGGAAGAACGACGCCGATCCCGGCCGGTCCGGACGTCACTGACGGCTGGGCCGCCTCCCGCGCGACGCCGCCGTCAGGACGGGATGCCGGCGCCCTTCGGTTCGCCCGCGGGACGCTCCGCCGCGGCAGGCGCCACGAGGAAGGATGCCAGTACGGCCACTCCGACGGCGAGCAGTGCGTTGCGGATTCCCACCTGGTCACCGAGGAAACCGAGTAGCGGAGGGCCTGCGAGGAACGCTGTGTAGCCGATCGTGGAAACCACCGACACGCGTGCAGCGGCCCGGCGGGGCTCGTCTGCGGCGGCGGACATTCCCATGGGAAATCCGAGCGCGGCGCCGGTTCCCCACAGCACGGCTCCGACTCCGGCGAGGAGCACATTGGGTGCAAAGACGAAAAGCACCAGGCCCGCCAACGACGACGCGAGGCTCACCTGCAGCACCCGCACCCGCCCGAACCGGTCGATGAAGCCGCCGCCAACGAAGCGGAAGAGCGTCATGGAGGCAACGAACACCCCGAACATCAGCGCACCGACGGCTTCGGTGGCACCAAGGCCGTCCACGGTCGCTTTCGCTACCCAGTCATTCGCCGCGCCTTCGGTGAGCGCTGCACCGAGCACTACCAGCCCGATGAGGAGCGTGCGCGGCTCCTTCCATGCGGTGAATCCGCTGGACCGGGAGGCGGTTGCGTCGTCGTGCTTTCCGGCGTGAGGGTCCTCAGGCAGGAAGTAGCGCGGAATCCACAGCGAAATGACCAGCACCAGCACAGCAACCGCCGCGAGGTGGGTTGACAGCTCCACGCCCGCAGCCGCCAGGCCGGCTCCGGTGAGCGCACCGATGAAGGCACCGCCGCTGAAGGCTGCATGGAACTTCGGCATGATCGTGCGCATGAGCCGGCGTTCGACGTCGGCGCCTTCAAGGTTCTGCGCAACATCCCAGAGGCCGATGCCGAGGCCGAAGATGAAGAGACCGGTGGCAGACAGCACCACGGATTGCGCCACGAGCCCGCCGGCAATGGTGGAGGCTGCGATGGTGGCGGCCACTCCCCCCAGCCTCACGGTGTTCGCCGTGCCGATCCGCGCCGCGATCCCGCCGGACAACGGCAACGAGATCATGGACCCGATCGCCGCAACGAGCAGCAGCGCGCCCGTCTGGCCGTCGCTGAGCCCAAGCGTGTCCGACGCGGACGGAATCCGGGCCGCCCAGCTGGCGAACACGAGCCCGTTGAGCCCGAAAATCGCGAAGGTTGCCCACATGGCTGGATTGACGTTGCTCTGCACCTCTAAACCGTATGCGCACCGGCTCAGCAGGGTCTACCAGTGGCGCCCAGTGTGATGCAGATGACAGCAGCTGGGCTTCAGCGCGCGCGCTGCACCCGGCCCTCGTCCCAGACCGGAGCCTCGGACTCATACACCTTGCCGTCCTCGCCGAAGACGAGGAACCGGTCGAAGCTGCGGGCAAACCAGCGGTCATGGGTCACGGCCAGCACAGTTCCCTCGAACGCGTCGATGGCCCGTTCCAGGGCTTCGGCTGAGTGGAGGTCGAGGTTGTCCGTGGGTTCGTCGAGGAGCAGCAACGTGGCGCCGGACAGCTCAAGCAGCAGGATCTGCAGCCGCGCCTGCTGTCCGCCGGAGAGCGAGTCGTACAGTTGCTCCGACTGCCCTGCCAACCCGTAGCGGTCCAGCACTCCCGACGCCGCCTCCCGGCCGAGCCCTGATCGGTGATCATCGCCGCGGTGCAGGATGTCGAGCAGTGTCCGGCCCAACAGGTCCGGGCGCACATGCGTCTGGGCGAAGAAACCCGGGCGAATACGCGCACCCAACTTCACGACGCCGGTGTGGGGCACCGGTGCAATGCTCACCTCGGACACCGGCTCATGTTCCTTCTCAGGATCAGTGCCGCCGGCGGCGAGGAGGCGAAGGAAGTGGGACTTGCCCGATCCGTTGGAGCCCAGCACCCCGACGCGGTCGCCGAACCAGATCTCGGTGCTGAACGGCTTCATCAGCCCGGTGAGTTCGAGCTTTTGCGCGACGACGGCCCGCTTGGCTGTGCGCCCGCCCTTGAGCCGCATCTTCACGTTCTGTTCGATCGGGATAGCCTCCGGCGGCCCAGCCTCAAGGAACTTCGCCAGGCGGGTCTGGGCAGCGTGGTAGCGATTGGCCATATCCGAGCGGAACGCCGCCTTGTTCTTGTACATGTTCACGAGCTCTTTGAGCTTGATGTGCTCCTCGTCCCAGCGCCGCCGCAATTCCTCGAACCGCGCGTTTCGATCGGTTCGAGCCTGCAGGTAGGTGCTGAAACCGCCGCCGTGCACCCAGCTCGACGCGCCGAGCGCGCCGGGCTCCAGCGTGACAATCCGCGTGGCGGCATTGTCGAGCAGTTCGCGGTCGTGACTGACGAAGAGGACCGACTTGCTGGACTCGTTGAGCTTCGCTTCGAGCCACCGTTTGCCGGGCACATCGAGGTAGTTGTCCGGTTCATCGAGGAGCAGCAGCTCGTCCGGTCCCGAGAACAGGGCCTCAAGCACCAGCCGCTTCTGCTCGCCTCCGGATAACGACGA belongs to Arthrobacter tumbae and includes:
- a CDS encoding ABC transporter permease is translated as MTALSQPTYDSVGSPLAQLFSDGWIATRRNLIKIKRVPEILVFTILQPIMFVLLFSQVYAGAMNVPDYTNFLMAGIFAQTVIFGSTFSGAAMAQDLKDGIIDRFRTLPMSPAAVLIGRTNGDLVINSISMMIMMGTGWLVGWRVTTSVWGFLGGVAVLLLFSYAFSWVMALLGMSVRSPEVINNASFMILFPLTFISNAFVPIHTMPEVLKNIAEWNPVSALVESARILFGNTNPEFPEPTAWTLQNPIITVIFGVIVMLAIFVPLSVKKFKSISSR
- a CDS encoding ABC-F family ATP-binding cassette domain-containing protein; the protein is MAHLDISNIDYFLSDGRQLLNSVSFKVGEGHKTALIGPNGTGKTTLLRIVAGDITADEGAITRSGSMGIMRQFVGQVRDDTTVRDLLVSAAPPALASAAKRIDVAELAMMEHDDEPTQMRYAQAIADWGDAGGYELETTWDEVTMAALGVPYDRAQYRAASSLSGGEQKRLVLEALFSGPDELLLLDEPDNYLDVPGKRWLEAKLNESSKSVLFVSHDRELLDNAATRIVTLEPGALGASSWVHGGGFSTYLQARTDRNARFEELRRRWDEEHIKLKELVNMYKNKAAFRSDMANRYHAAQTRLAKFLEAGPPEAIPIEQNVKMRLKGGRTAKRAVVAQKLELTGLMKPFSTEIWFGDRVGVLGSNGSGKSHFLRLLAAGGTDPEKEHEPVSEVSIAPVPHTGVVKLGARIRPGFFAQTHVRPDLLGRTLLDILHRGDDHRSGLGREAASGVLDRYGLAGQSEQLYDSLSGGQQARLQILLLELSGATLLLLDEPTDNLDLHSAEALERAIDAFEGTVLAVTHDRWFARSFDRFLVFGEDGKVYESEAPVWDEGRVQRAR
- a CDS encoding ABC transporter permease subunit, coding for MSHTATAPAPETVGARRGPSGGSGVNFARVLKSEWIKVTTVPSTVIMLSITVVVMVGLAALFAWQTTVLLDLQSDPEVAAQVQGAPDATSIVSTIPGSGLIFGQLLIGSLAVVLIASEWGTGMIRSTMVAVPKRIPALLAKQLVIAAIAFIIGAGSAFVGYLVAQPILAPSDLAFGLDTDGVLLHIINTGSVLALVAIIAMSIGTLLRNTAGGVVTTIGLLFVLPILVATLLAGIADWIPDAARFLPSSAGEQMVAITIAEDALNQWQGALVLGAWALVLLVISLIVTKKRDV
- a CDS encoding MFS transporter translates to MWATFAIFGLNGLVFASWAARIPSASDTLGLSDGQTGALLLVAAIGSMISLPLSGGIAARIGTANTVRLGGVAATIAASTIAGGLVAQSVVLSATGLFIFGLGIGLWDVAQNLEGADVERRLMRTIMPKFHAAFSGGAFIGALTGAGLAAAGVELSTHLAAVAVLVLVISLWIPRYFLPEDPHAGKHDDATASRSSGFTAWKEPRTLLIGLVVLGAALTEGAANDWVAKATVDGLGATEAVGALMFGVFVASMTLFRFVGGGFIDRFGRVRVLQVSLASSLAGLVLFVFAPNVLLAGVGAVLWGTGAALGFPMGMSAAADEPRRAAARVSVVSTIGYTAFLAGPPLLGFLGDQVGIRNALLAVGVAVLASFLVAPAAAERPAGEPKGAGIPS
- a CDS encoding ABC transporter ATP-binding protein; its protein translation is MIEAAELSKRYGAKTAVDGISFSVKPGRVTGFLGPNGAGKSTTMRMIVGLDNPSGGDVRVNGKHYAQHSAPLREVGALLDAKAVHTKRSAYNHLRAMAATHGIPNSRVKEVIEMTGLGPVAKKRVGGFSLGMGQRLGIACALLGDPHTVILDEPVNGLDPEGVQWVRHLAKGLASEGRTVFLSSHLMSEMALTADHLIVIGRGRIIADAPISEILDGQGQTRARVRTDRPTDLVRALAADGVSSQQLEPELLEITGADSRRIAEVALQRQILLYELTPLQASLEDAYMQLTSDEVEYHSHALTQAPAGAGSEEGK
- a CDS encoding EGFR-like transmembrane domain-containing protein — translated: MDAMMWVWIIIGILVVLLIIGLIVFLGRKRKHAHDQEKRREDHDRADRIREEAHAKDLEAREREARAARADADAQQAEVDAERLRKEAEQRQNDAQGLRRETEEHTRHADEIDPDVRNDQGKGSDRKNDADPGRSGRH
- a CDS encoding ATP-binding cassette domain-containing protein, yielding MTIIQAEGLTKTYKSKSGPVHALAGLNLSVPQGTVKALLGPNGAGKTTAVKVLTTLIKPDQGTAHIDGIDVVNNPKAARRIIGASGQYAAVDENLTGFENLEMVGRLYHLGAKTARKRAQELIDQFELTEAGNRPVKGFSGGMRRRIDLAGALVINPKILFLDEPTTGLDPRSRLALWEIISQLVNDGTTLLLTTQYLEEADHLSDDIAVIDGGKVIAEGTSDELKAQIGGHRVVVTLVDEADAGAAREILARHGDGTPAVSDRTVEVSVVDGPRALQYVLSDLGKANIQLHDAGMRRPTLDDVFLKLTGHRAEDETSKNDAEMEKAQ
- a CDS encoding YncE family protein, translating into MLRSAVVVLCLLFLTACTAAPIPGATSSAPQPAATASGVAVPTPGKALSAKPTTPPSPRESLVLATDAAGADLLVINPADPGSPLEQRIPVGQAPWDVAVSGTRAFVSTAEGMAVVDLEERRRTSLIPYANPAGSISHGEYRPGGTGIAVSADGSTVFVAVLRADGTSVLEKMDVQDGRTVGTVEVGLRPFDILLSADGSEIYTIDHDSFSIHVINTETLAARRIEVAPFGTQGGLASWEKPHYGAIDDAGNLLLPYQGLALAVVDPASGAVSVEEMTANSHQHGTALVDDTLLVVGTGAFGNATGSPNLTVRDTASGDERILPLDRLHETVVPWVDPGTGKAYALLSGGYTRDGSWPGITVVDLETFEQRELAVPGRPQSLAVMP